One window of Burkholderiales bacterium genomic DNA carries:
- a CDS encoding imidazole glycerol phosphate synthase cyclase subunit, producing the protein MPSARLIARLDIKGPNLIKGVHLEGLRVVGSPEEYARRYYEEGADELIYMDTVASLYGRNNLTDIVRSAARHIFVPLTVGGGVRSVDDAKTLLRAGADKVAVNTAAVARPELVTELAQRFGAQCVVLSIEAKRVRDGAWEAYTDNGREKTGLDVVEWAQRGQDLGAGEILLTSVDREGTRKGFDVELVQAVSPRVSVPVIASGGMGRPDDLVDVVLRGGADAVAMADVLHYRRHALKDIRARAREAGITVRA; encoded by the coding sequence ATGCCGTCGGCACGGTTGATCGCGCGGCTCGACATCAAGGGCCCCAACCTCATCAAAGGCGTGCACCTCGAAGGCTTGCGCGTCGTCGGCTCGCCCGAGGAGTACGCTCGGCGCTATTACGAGGAAGGCGCCGACGAGCTCATCTACATGGACACCGTCGCGAGCCTCTACGGCCGCAACAATCTCACCGACATCGTGCGGTCGGCCGCGCGGCACATCTTCGTGCCGCTCACCGTCGGCGGCGGCGTACGCTCGGTCGACGACGCCAAGACGCTCTTGCGCGCGGGCGCCGACAAGGTCGCGGTGAACACCGCCGCGGTCGCGCGGCCCGAGCTCGTCACCGAGCTCGCGCAGCGCTTCGGCGCGCAGTGCGTGGTGCTGTCGATCGAAGCCAAGCGCGTGCGCGACGGCGCGTGGGAGGCGTACACCGACAACGGCCGCGAGAAGACCGGGCTCGACGTGGTCGAGTGGGCGCAGCGCGGCCAGGACCTGGGCGCGGGCGAGATCCTGCTCACCTCGGTCGACCGCGAAGGCACGCGCAAGGGCTTCGACGTCGAGCTCGTCCAGGCGGTCTCGCCGCGCGTGTCGGTGCCGGTGATCGCGAGCGGGGGCATGGGCAGGCCCGACGATCTCGTCGACGTGGTGCTGCGCGGCGGCGCGGATGCGGTCGCGATGGCCGACGTGCTGCACTACAGGCGCCACGCGCTGAAAGACATTCGCGCGCGGGCGCGCGAAGCCGGCATCACGGTGAGGGCGTGA
- the cysC gene encoding adenylyl-sulfate kinase, whose protein sequence is MSAETSLRFIACGSAGDGSSALIARLISNAKRRYLIVDTPWHEQHVRDTATAAPTARVAVILVDAREGLLAQTRRETRIASLLGVKHVVLAVDRMDALGGDREPFERIESEYGAFARDVGFASVKAIPVSSLTGANVTARAAEMPWYSGPALVEHLDTIDVQEPAMARVAFRLPVEDVSRGQQDVRSYRGRVAQGTVRVGDPIRVVPSGRQSRVASIARGSGDVPSASFGESIAVTLADGIDVARGDVLCAAAEPAAATDQFEAKLIWMDAHALVAGRRYRFKLHAREVDGAVTLIKYHVDVDTGAHLAARQLKLDEIGVVNVGIDEPVAFAPYEENERLGSFIVIDRETGRTVGAGTIDFLLRRAANIHWLRTSVDKSARADMKQQAARCVWLTGLSGSGKSTIANLLEKQLHSEGLHTFLLDGDNVRHGLNRDLGFTEADRVENLRRIGEVAKLMVEAGLVVIVSFISPFRAERATARALFAEGEFVEVFVDTPLEECERRDPKGLYAKARAGSLVNFTGIDSPYEAPEDPEIRVATTGRSPVECVEELRAVLRKLTDRT, encoded by the coding sequence ATGAGCGCCGAGACCTCGCTTCGTTTCATTGCGTGCGGCAGCGCGGGCGACGGGAGCTCAGCGCTGATCGCGCGCCTGATCTCCAACGCCAAGCGGCGTTATCTCATCGTCGATACGCCTTGGCACGAGCAGCACGTGCGCGACACGGCGACCGCCGCTCCGACCGCGCGGGTGGCGGTGATCCTGGTCGACGCCCGCGAAGGCCTGCTCGCGCAGACGCGCCGCGAAACCCGCATCGCGTCGCTACTCGGCGTGAAGCACGTCGTGCTCGCGGTCGACAGGATGGACGCGCTCGGCGGGGACCGCGAACCGTTCGAGCGGATCGAAAGCGAGTACGGCGCATTCGCACGCGACGTGGGCTTCGCGAGCGTGAAAGCGATACCGGTTTCGTCGCTGACCGGGGCGAACGTCACCGCGCGCGCCGCCGAGATGCCCTGGTACTCCGGCCCTGCGCTCGTCGAGCACCTCGACACGATCGACGTGCAGGAGCCGGCGATGGCGCGCGTCGCCTTCCGCTTGCCGGTGGAGGACGTGAGCCGCGGGCAACAGGATGTCCGCAGCTATCGCGGACGCGTGGCGCAGGGCACCGTGCGCGTCGGCGACCCGATTCGCGTCGTGCCGAGCGGCCGGCAGTCGCGCGTCGCATCCATCGCGCGCGGCTCCGGCGACGTGCCGTCCGCGAGCTTCGGCGAATCCATTGCGGTGACGCTGGCCGACGGTATCGACGTCGCACGCGGCGATGTGCTGTGCGCGGCCGCCGAGCCCGCGGCGGCCACCGACCAGTTCGAAGCGAAGCTCATCTGGATGGACGCGCACGCGCTCGTTGCCGGCCGCCGCTATCGCTTCAAGCTGCACGCGCGCGAAGTGGACGGCGCGGTCACGCTCATCAAGTACCACGTCGACGTGGACACCGGCGCGCATCTCGCCGCGAGGCAGCTCAAGCTCGACGAGATCGGCGTGGTGAACGTCGGCATCGACGAGCCCGTCGCTTTCGCGCCGTACGAGGAAAACGAGCGCCTCGGCTCGTTCATCGTGATCGATCGCGAAACCGGCCGCACGGTCGGCGCGGGCACGATCGATTTCCTGCTGCGCCGCGCGGCGAACATCCACTGGCTGCGGACGAGCGTCGACAAAAGCGCGCGCGCCGACATGAAGCAGCAGGCCGCGCGCTGCGTATGGCTCACGGGCCTTTCCGGCTCGGGGAAGTCGACCATCGCCAACCTGCTGGAGAAGCAGCTCCATAGCGAAGGACTGCACACCTTCCTGCTGGACGGCGACAACGTGCGCCACGGCCTCAACCGCGACCTCGGCTTCACCGAAGCCGACCGCGTGGAGAACCTGCGCCGCATCGGCGAAGTCGCCAAGCTGATGGTCGAGGCAGGCCTCGTCGTCATCGTCTCGTTCATCTCGCCGTTTCGCGCCGAGCGCGCGACGGCGCGCGCGCTCTTCGCCGAAGGCGAGTTCGTCGAGGTGTTCGTCGACACGCCGCTGGAGGAGTGCGAACGGCGCGATCCCAAAGGCCTGTACGCCAAGGCGCGTGCGGGATCGCTGGTCAACTTCACCGGCATCGACAGCCCGTACGAAGCGCCCGAGGATCCGGAGATCCGCGTGGCGACGACCGGCCGCTCGCCGGTCGAGTGCGTCGAAGAGCTGCGCGCCGTCCTGCGCAAGCTGACCGATCGGACATGA
- a CDS encoding acetyltransferase: protein MRIERLFLMGAGGQGKVALDAFRLVHPDAAVEVRDDDVAKEGADFLGLAVRTPIAGFDARGASCHVSIGDNPTRARIALELERAGCGLVTIVHPRGIVAAGARIDRGAFVAAGAVIAPDARVGAGAIVNHLAIVDHDCVVGDWCHIAPGVVLGGEVTIGAGCLLGSGAVVLPGVRIGDAAVIGAGAVVTRDVADGAKLAGIPAKDLNERR from the coding sequence ATGCGTATTGAGCGCCTCTTCCTGATGGGCGCGGGCGGACAGGGCAAAGTCGCGCTCGACGCGTTCCGATTGGTACATCCGGACGCGGCCGTGGAGGTTCGCGACGACGACGTTGCTAAGGAAGGCGCGGACTTTCTCGGCCTTGCGGTGCGCACGCCGATCGCGGGCTTCGACGCACGCGGGGCGTCGTGCCACGTCTCCATCGGCGATAATCCGACGCGTGCGCGCATCGCGCTGGAGCTCGAGCGCGCGGGGTGCGGGCTCGTGACGATCGTGCACCCGCGCGGGATCGTCGCAGCCGGTGCGAGGATCGACCGCGGCGCGTTCGTCGCGGCGGGCGCGGTGATCGCGCCGGACGCGCGCGTCGGCGCGGGCGCGATCGTCAATCATCTCGCGATCGTGGATCACGACTGTGTGGTCGGCGACTGGTGCCACATCGCGCCGGGCGTGGTGCTCGGCGGCGAGGTCACGATCGGTGCGGGCTGTCTGCTCGGGAGCGGCGCGGTGGTGCTGCCCGGCGTGCGCATCGGCGACGCTGCGGTGATCGGCGCGGGCGCCGTGGTCACGCGCGACGTGGCCGACGGTGCGAAGCTCGCGGGCATACCCGCGAAAGACCTGAATGAGCGACGTTAA
- the hisH gene encoding imidazole glycerol phosphate synthase subunit HisH: MSAVTVIDYGMGNLHSVCRALEHVGAEPALTENPDDVRAAELLVLPGVGAFRDGMAELGRRGLVEALRAYAKTGQPLLGICLGMQMLFEESEEFGRHEGLGLLKGAVRAIPKQGADGKPHKIPHVGWRAVQPAWEGAWNDTLMAETPHGAEFYFVHSYTAMPVLREDRLADADYDGCTISAAVRRGNVYGFQFHPEKSGPAGLALLERFVRT; this comes from the coding sequence ATGTCGGCGGTCACCGTCATCGACTATGGCATGGGCAACCTGCACAGCGTCTGCCGCGCGCTGGAACACGTCGGTGCGGAGCCCGCGCTCACCGAGAATCCCGATGACGTGCGCGCCGCGGAGCTTCTGGTGCTGCCCGGTGTGGGCGCGTTCAGGGACGGCATGGCCGAGCTCGGCAGGCGCGGGCTGGTCGAAGCGCTGCGCGCTTACGCGAAGACCGGACAGCCGCTGCTGGGCATCTGCCTCGGCATGCAGATGCTGTTCGAGGAGAGCGAAGAGTTCGGACGGCACGAAGGCCTGGGGTTGTTGAAAGGCGCGGTGCGGGCGATACCGAAGCAAGGCGCGGACGGCAAACCGCACAAGATCCCGCACGTCGGCTGGCGCGCGGTGCAGCCGGCGTGGGAAGGCGCGTGGAACGACACGCTGATGGCCGAGACCCCGCACGGCGCCGAGTTCTATTTCGTGCACTCGTATACCGCGATGCCTGTGCTGCGCGAAGACCGCCTCGCCGACGCCGATTACGACGGCTGCACGATCAGCGCGGCGGTGCGCCGGGGCAACGTCTACGGTTTCCAGTTCCATCCCGAGAAGAGCGGCCCCGCGGGCCTCGCGCTGCTGGAGCGTTTCGTCCGGACATGA
- a CDS encoding aminotransferase class I/II-fold pyridoxal phosphate-dependent enzyme: MSDVNDLLIKGSASVRDAFEQLQRSALGLLLLVDDGGRLLRTVTDGDLRRLILAGHDLQATLALLPQRQPIVVPDDADDVQALEAMNQGEVDELPVVDAAGRPVRVLFRRELDAKILLSTPHLGELEMEYVEEAFRTNWVAPLGPNVDAFERELAEYVGVGHAAALSSGTAAIHLALVMLGVGRDDVVFCSSLTFVASANPILYQGAAPVFIDSEPGSWNMSPPALERALADAERDGRLPKAVVVTNLYGQNADIDPIAKLCDRYGVALVEDAAESLGATYKGRHSGTFGRFGIYSFNGNKIITTSGGGMLVSSDGEAIERAKFLSTQARDPAAWYQHSAVGYNYRMSNVLAGIGRGQLKVLDDRIRKRRAVFEGYVQGLRDVDALGWMPEPEFGTSTRWLSVCTLDPRATALTPSSFIGKLAAEGIEARHVWKPLHLQPLFAGCGYYPHEDGRSFADEAFSTGVCLPSGSNLTPAQQQRIVDAIRRLFEAEARHQRAARKTGV; the protein is encoded by the coding sequence ATGAGCGACGTTAACGATCTCCTGATAAAAGGCTCGGCCTCGGTGCGCGACGCCTTCGAGCAGCTCCAGCGCAGCGCGCTGGGGCTGCTGCTCCTCGTCGACGACGGGGGCAGGCTCCTGCGCACCGTCACCGACGGCGATCTGCGCCGCCTCATCCTCGCCGGCCACGACCTGCAGGCGACGCTTGCGCTGCTGCCGCAGCGGCAACCGATCGTCGTGCCGGACGATGCCGACGACGTGCAGGCGCTCGAGGCGATGAACCAGGGCGAGGTCGACGAGCTTCCGGTCGTCGACGCCGCCGGGCGGCCGGTGCGCGTGCTCTTCCGCCGCGAGCTCGACGCCAAGATCCTGCTCTCGACGCCGCACCTCGGCGAGCTCGAGATGGAGTACGTCGAGGAGGCCTTCCGCACCAACTGGGTCGCGCCACTGGGACCCAACGTCGACGCGTTCGAGCGCGAGCTCGCGGAATACGTCGGTGTCGGGCACGCGGCGGCGCTCTCGTCGGGCACCGCCGCGATCCATCTCGCGCTGGTGATGCTCGGCGTGGGCCGTGACGACGTCGTCTTCTGCTCGTCGCTGACGTTCGTCGCGAGCGCGAACCCGATCCTCTACCAGGGCGCAGCGCCGGTCTTCATCGATTCGGAGCCGGGAAGCTGGAACATGTCGCCGCCCGCACTGGAACGGGCGCTCGCCGACGCCGAGCGCGACGGGCGATTGCCCAAGGCGGTCGTCGTCACCAATCTCTACGGCCAGAACGCGGACATCGACCCGATCGCGAAGCTGTGCGACCGCTACGGCGTCGCGCTGGTCGAGGACGCGGCCGAATCGCTGGGCGCGACGTACAAGGGACGCCACAGCGGCACCTTCGGGCGCTTCGGCATCTACTCGTTCAACGGCAACAAGATCATCACCACCTCCGGCGGCGGCATGCTGGTGTCGAGCGACGGCGAGGCGATCGAGCGCGCCAAGTTCCTGTCGACCCAGGCGCGCGACCCCGCCGCGTGGTACCAGCACAGCGCGGTCGGCTACAACTACCGCATGAGCAACGTCCTGGCGGGCATCGGCCGCGGCCAGCTCAAGGTGCTCGACGACCGGATCCGGAAGCGGCGCGCGGTGTTCGAAGGTTACGTCCAGGGTTTGCGCGACGTGGACGCGCTCGGCTGGATGCCCGAGCCCGAGTTCGGCACGAGCACGCGCTGGCTGTCGGTGTGCACGCTCGACCCGCGCGCGACCGCGCTGACCCCGTCGTCGTTCATCGGCAAGCTCGCCGCGGAAGGGATCGAAGCGCGGCACGTGTGGAAGCCGCTGCACCTGCAGCCGCTGTTCGCGGGGTGCGGATACTACCCGCACGAGGACGGCCGGAGCTTTGCGGACGAGGCCTTTTCGACCGGCGTCTGCCTGCCGTCGGGATCGAACCTCACGCCCGCGCAGCAGCAGCGCATCGTGGATGCGATCCGCAGGCTGTTCGAAGCCGAAGCGCGGCATCAGCGCGCGGCGCGAAAAACCGGGGTTTGA
- a CDS encoding sulfotransferase, whose product MSARKPFIVCPGSAKAGTTSLHALMAQHPSVAVTRVKESDFFVDPKLYGRGCAHYWDNFFEDKPDARMCFEADPIYMYAHGCMRRIAECAPEARVVVMLRNPVDRAYSQYLYRQTYARYDESFEDMCAREDERIAKSVDARLEYGCLDRSRYAPQVREILAHFPREQLYVIVFERFIKDQSGEFNRLLSWLGLPALEVEPARENVGGSARSVGLARLLYHPGYRGLRGMVGSLLPDGVRQRVFGAVAAANARESTPEERVPLDRALRRRLLDALAPDIREVEALTGADLGLWLD is encoded by the coding sequence ATGAGCGCGCGTAAACCGTTCATCGTCTGCCCCGGGTCGGCCAAAGCGGGCACGACCAGCCTGCACGCGCTGATGGCCCAGCATCCGTCGGTCGCGGTGACGCGGGTCAAGGAAAGCGATTTCTTCGTCGATCCGAAGCTCTACGGCCGCGGCTGCGCGCACTACTGGGACAACTTCTTCGAAGACAAGCCCGATGCACGGATGTGCTTCGAAGCCGACCCGATCTACATGTACGCGCACGGCTGCATGCGGCGCATCGCCGAATGCGCACCGGAAGCGCGCGTCGTGGTGATGCTGAGGAATCCGGTCGATCGCGCGTATTCGCAGTATCTCTATCGCCAGACCTACGCGCGCTACGACGAGAGCTTCGAAGACATGTGCGCGCGCGAGGACGAGCGGATCGCCAAGAGCGTGGATGCCCGGCTCGAGTACGGCTGCCTGGACCGCAGCCGTTACGCGCCGCAGGTCCGCGAGATCCTCGCGCATTTTCCGCGCGAGCAGCTGTACGTGATCGTCTTCGAACGCTTCATCAAGGACCAGTCGGGGGAGTTCAACCGTCTCCTGTCGTGGCTCGGCCTGCCGGCGCTCGAAGTCGAGCCCGCACGCGAGAACGTCGGCGGCTCGGCGCGCAGCGTCGGCCTCGCGCGCCTGCTCTACCACCCCGGCTACCGCGGCTTGCGCGGCATGGTGGGCAGCCTCCTGCCGGACGGCGTGAGGCAGCGCGTCTTCGGCGCCGTCGCCGCGGCGAACGCGCGCGAGTCGACCCCGGAGGAGCGCGTGCCGCTGGACCGCGCGCTGCGCCGGCGCCTGCTCGACGCGCTCGCACCCGACATCCGAGAGGTCGAGGCGCTGACCGGCGCCGATCTCGGGCTGTGGCTCGACTGA
- a CDS encoding N-acetyl sugar amidotransferase: protein MSLIHPRPGPIEYEPYTRSNDAELPTKYGLPRDVRFCKKCVISNQRPNSAVEFAHTAESKKSTINFDENGVCDACRLAEQKHEQIDWTEREKRLCALCDRYRRHDGQYDCVVPGSGGKDSFYAAHVLKYQYGMHPLTVTWAPHVYTEWGWKNHQAWINAGFDNILFTPNGRVHRLLTRLAVENLLHPFQPFILGQKNLAPKLALTFNIPLVFFGENEAEYGNPIADTTSAKRDFSYFSAADKSKVFFGGTSVADLTAHYGVDENDLIAYMPADPAELEKKKVEVHYLGYYLKWHPQSCYYYSVEHGGFQASPERTPGTYSKYNSIDDRIDDFHYYTTHIKFGIGRATYDAAQEIRSRDITRDEGVALVRRFDGEWPERFAEEIFRYLSLPETEFPQASKMFEQPIMNRAYFDALADRFRSPHLWRRDDDGTWRLRHAVWHETAA, encoded by the coding sequence GTGAGCCTCATCCATCCGCGTCCCGGTCCCATCGAGTACGAGCCGTACACGCGTTCCAACGACGCCGAGCTGCCGACCAAGTACGGCCTGCCGCGCGACGTGCGCTTCTGTAAGAAGTGCGTCATCTCGAACCAGCGTCCCAATTCGGCGGTCGAGTTCGCCCATACCGCCGAGAGCAAGAAGTCGACGATCAACTTCGACGAGAACGGCGTGTGCGATGCGTGCCGGCTCGCCGAGCAGAAGCACGAGCAGATCGACTGGACCGAGCGCGAGAAGCGGCTCTGCGCGCTGTGCGACCGCTATCGCCGCCACGACGGCCAGTACGACTGCGTCGTGCCGGGTTCGGGCGGCAAGGACAGCTTCTACGCGGCGCACGTGCTCAAGTACCAGTACGGCATGCACCCGCTCACGGTGACGTGGGCGCCGCACGTCTACACCGAGTGGGGCTGGAAGAACCACCAGGCGTGGATCAACGCGGGCTTCGACAACATCCTCTTCACGCCGAACGGGCGCGTGCATCGGCTGCTGACGCGCCTCGCGGTCGAGAACCTGCTGCACCCCTTCCAGCCGTTCATCCTCGGGCAGAAGAACTTGGCACCCAAGCTCGCGCTCACCTTCAACATCCCGCTGGTGTTCTTCGGCGAGAACGAAGCGGAATACGGCAACCCGATCGCCGATACGACGAGCGCGAAACGCGACTTCTCGTACTTCTCCGCCGCGGACAAGTCCAAGGTCTTCTTCGGCGGCACTTCGGTCGCCGACCTGACCGCGCATTACGGCGTGGACGAGAACGACCTCATCGCCTACATGCCCGCCGATCCCGCGGAGCTGGAGAAGAAAAAGGTCGAGGTGCACTACCTCGGCTATTACCTCAAGTGGCACCCTCAGAGCTGCTACTACTACTCGGTGGAGCACGGCGGCTTCCAGGCGTCGCCCGAGCGCACGCCGGGCACCTACAGCAAGTACAACAGCATCGACGACCGCATCGACGACTTCCACTACTACACCACGCACATCAAGTTCGGCATCGGCCGCGCCACGTACGACGCCGCGCAGGAGATCCGCTCGCGCGACATCACCCGCGACGAAGGCGTCGCGCTGGTGCGTCGCTTCGACGGCGAATGGCCGGAGCGCTTCGCCGAGGAGATCTTCCGCTATCTCTCGCTGCCCGAGACCGAGTTCCCGCAGGCCTCGAAGATGTTCGAGCAGCCGATCATGAACCGCGCGTACTTCGACGCGCTCGCCGACCGCTTCCGCTCGCCGCACCTGTGGCGCCGCGACGACGACGGCACGTGGCGCCTGCGGCACGCGGTGTGGCACGAGACCGCCGCCTGA
- the neuC gene encoding UDP-N-acetylglucosamine 2-epimerase, giving the protein MERRAAVRRVAYVSGTRADFGLMRRTLALAQASGEIDVSVLATGMHLSRTYGCTVEDIEASGLRIAARVPARLEEGTGAEMARAIGHEIVGFTDAVAAEDPDAVLVLGDRGEMLAGAVAAMHLMKPVIHVHGGERSGTIDEPVRHAISKLAHYHFVATAGARERLVKMGERAANVFVTGAPGLDGIAESATSGRAELCAKNGFDPAKPIALVVFHPVVQEADDAGAQVRDVVEAALGRGLQCLALMPNSDAGSPAVRAVLDSYRGRDDVRLEMHLVREAYASWMAAADVMVGNSSSGIIEAASLGLPVVNVGSRQSGRERSGNVIDVPAERVAIAGGLAEALKRGRRDYVNVYGDGHASERIVKLLATLPLDVSLLAKTNAY; this is encoded by the coding sequence ATGGAGCGACGTGCTGCCGTGAGGCGCGTCGCCTACGTCAGCGGAACGCGCGCCGATTTCGGGCTGATGCGGCGCACGCTCGCCCTCGCGCAGGCGAGCGGCGAGATCGACGTGTCGGTCTTGGCCACCGGCATGCACCTGTCGCGCACCTACGGCTGCACCGTCGAAGACATCGAAGCGAGCGGCTTGCGCATCGCTGCGCGCGTTCCGGCGCGCCTCGAGGAAGGCACCGGCGCCGAGATGGCGCGCGCGATCGGTCACGAGATCGTCGGCTTTACCGACGCCGTCGCCGCGGAAGATCCCGACGCGGTGCTCGTCCTCGGCGACCGCGGCGAGATGCTCGCTGGCGCGGTCGCGGCGATGCACCTCATGAAACCGGTGATCCACGTGCACGGCGGCGAGCGCTCGGGCACGATCGACGAGCCGGTCCGCCACGCGATCTCCAAGCTCGCGCACTACCACTTCGTCGCGACCGCGGGCGCGCGCGAGCGCCTGGTGAAGATGGGCGAGCGCGCGGCGAACGTCTTCGTCACCGGCGCGCCGGGGCTCGACGGCATCGCCGAGAGCGCGACGTCCGGCCGTGCCGAGCTTTGCGCGAAAAACGGCTTCGATCCCGCGAAGCCGATCGCGCTCGTGGTGTTCCATCCGGTGGTGCAGGAGGCGGACGACGCCGGTGCGCAGGTGCGCGACGTCGTCGAAGCGGCGCTCGGCCGCGGGCTGCAGTGCCTCGCGCTGATGCCGAACAGCGACGCGGGCTCGCCCGCGGTGCGGGCGGTGCTGGACAGCTATCGAGGGCGCGACGACGTGCGCCTCGAGATGCACCTCGTGCGCGAGGCGTATGCGTCGTGGATGGCCGCCGCCGACGTCATGGTCGGCAACTCGAGCTCCGGCATCATCGAAGCGGCGAGCCTCGGACTGCCGGTGGTGAACGTCGGCTCGCGGCAAAGCGGGCGCGAGCGATCGGGCAACGTCATCGACGTGCCCGCCGAACGCGTCGCGATCGCCGGCGGTCTCGCCGAAGCGCTGAAGCGCGGACGCCGCGATTACGTCAACGTCTACGGCGACGGCCACGCGTCCGAGCGCATCGTGAAGCTGCTGGCGACGCTGCCGCTCGACGTCTCACTGCTCGCGAAGACCAATGCGTATTGA